In Tachysurus vachellii isolate PV-2020 chromosome 7, HZAU_Pvac_v1, whole genome shotgun sequence, the DNA window CCTATCACACTTATTACAGCGTGTCGGTACTAATGGAAGAATTTGCGttccacagaaacacagaacactttaaaaaagaattttaaaaaagcatttttttggGTTGCCAATGCAAAAAGAAACTAAATATTTGGTCATATTTTGTGTGAAAGGTCAGTTAGTCAATGTTAGTTCATagaactgttgtataaaacGTGTTTGTACTGAACATCACACCAAATCTTAGCCGTCCTAATGTTCAGTATATTTACCCTGCAGTGTTAGCATACACATAATATGCAAATGTACATCTGGATAAATGGAGCAATCAggaataaaaaacttttatgaCTATGATACATAATAACGTAACCTTAACTGCTGCACAGCCACCAATTACTCAAGCCACAATGCTCATATTACAAAATGTTTAGTGCAAAAacctaaaagaaaataaagtgaaaccTAACCGGGTTtaactaactcactcactcactcactcactcacacacacatacattccaCTTCAAACCAAATTAACCAGACACTGCTATTTCTATTATCATAAGAAGTTGCTTGATAGTACAGTATCTGGTCAAAACTTGAAAGTCTTCAGTTTTCCAATCTAAATGAatttatccatccatacatctttGTAGTCTATCCCAGGGCCCACAAGGGGCAAGAGGcagggacaccctggacaggagatccacactatggacaatttggGGAattagtagctcagtggttaaggtgtgtgttcaaatcccaggtccactaaacCGCCACTGCTTGGCttctgagcaaggcctttaaccctgtATTTAAGTAcccataattaattaattatggtTAATTACAATTAATTGCCATTGGAGTCACCTTGTGTGTACTTAAATACACCTATCCTTGAAAGACTCTAGCATCTGTTTAATGAGAATTTCATGAACCATTAAAACAACTGGGTGgaatggtggcttagtggttaacacacTCGCTACCTATCTCTAGGGATGAGGTTTCAATTCCCtccctgtgtgtggagtttacacgTTCTCTGGTGTTTCCTGTAGGTACTACAAGTCCATTTCATTTCCATACTGTATTGTTCAAGGGGATGAATACTTCTGGATGGCACATGCAGCCAGTATCTTAAATTTTTATGGTGCAGATTCCATTCATTAATGGAAATCAGCTTGTCCTTAAATGTTGGTGAGTTTAAGCGCCGTTAGTTGCATGCAAAGTGTAGTACCTTGAAAAAGCATTTTAATCTGGCACTATGTATCATCTGACATCATCCATGTGCTTCTGTACACATCGATCATGCGAAATATACAGCCATGATGTGGAGTTTGTCACAGACCGCATTACCATCCTCTCGAGATTCCTTGTGAAGATGGCTAAAATGTTACATGCAGTCAGGGTGCAAACTCCATTCCTCTCTTTTCCCATGTTGAAAATTAAACAAAGGTCTAAGGAGGTTCACAGCAATTCCCACTGATGTTCCTATAGGAACTTGCTTGTGCATTGTTACTTGTAGAGCGCACTGGGGAAAGGAAATTCTTGGTCATCTACAAAAGACAATGTTTTAAGGAATAAAGAGCGTGAGTTCGCTGAACTATTATAAAAACCACAGCAGAGGAAGAAATTAACAGGTTTTTGGCATGTCCCTATGAATCTTCATTTCCTTACATCCACACAGCAGTTTAACTGGTAATTACATCCTCTGCTTGAGAAAGGAACATGCCCGTGAGAGTTATTTTGGCACTAAACAACAATCTTGAAGTAAACCGATTTAAAGACTGGGAACTGAAACAAGTCAGTCCCCATTGCCTTTGTCATAGACAAAATAGTGAGACATTTAAGCACTTAATTATTGCTCTGCAGGTGTTAATACGATACGCTGAGAAAGGTGAGCGGCAGGACGCTTGATGCACCCAGTGTGGTCTTGTTATGTCCTTGTGAGGTAAAGAGGGTGATGGGAACCTGTGCTGCAGATCAACAGAGCTCAAGACCTGATTAAGGATCTCATAAAGAGAGGCTTATAGCTCGTATCTGGATACAAATGCACCGTCACAGCATGTTTCTCTGGGGAATGAGGAAGGATAAAGTTGCTGCATCGTGGCAGAATTAAATTGATCTATTGTGCACCGTCTTGAGGCTTTACATACTAGAGCTTGTACATGAGACCAAACACAGAAGTGGTTCACAGGGATCTAAAAGAAAATTGCACAAGAAATGGCATGAACCCACTCCGGAAAAATAACCACATATACATAGGTGTGATAGATAGACAGAACTCGAATAATGGTTATAaatgtatgcaaaaaaaaaggtatagCTAAATGTAAAAATCAGACTCCTTGGCTATGCTTCACTGACCCCTGGATGTCTTCTCCCCCCACATTGAGAAGCGCTGATCTAGAACATATTCACAGAGATTGAGAGTTCACATCGCTTGCCTAACACTTACCATATGTTATGATGATGCTTGTTGGTCGAAAACTGCTTGTGTATAGAAAATGTGTTTCACAGCAATTAGTTAAAGATCATGACCTCTTCAAATGGTGCAGGCAATGACGAACAAATGAGCTAACGGTTAACCCGTGCCTACTGAACCCTTCATCCAGAAGCAGATCTTGTAATTGCTGgttatagaagaaaaaaaaacaaaactttttcaTAAACACTTAGAGAAATTAATTAACGTATGTACATTTTCCCCCTGCTCTAATCCTCCAGGCTTATACGAGTCATTAAAGGAAATATCCACTCTGCCTCGTAACTAATGATCTTCAGTGGCGTTTATAGACACGTTcatctgttttcatttaaacCTACATAACTACAGTTTGAGACGTGCTGACGGTGGAGTCAGTAGGACTTCATCTAGTGCTTAAAAgtgatgcagcagtgctttaatCCTCAGTCTGTCCAACTGTCTCACCTCCTTACCTTTAAAGCATTTAGCGGTCCTTCTCTAGAGCAACATATATATTTCTCTCATTTACACAACTTAGCAGTTAAGGCAGCCTGCAGtactgagatttgaactcacaaccttttagATCAGTAGTCCAACTTTTTAACCATTGAACTACCGCTGCCCTTCTTCATCAGTACACACAGCTGAAAACACTTCATGGAAATACCTCAAGCTTGTCATCTCGCACATCACCAAGTAGCTGAGTCTCTGCTAGAGCTCGGCACAACTGCGTCACATAGTTACATCAAGTATTTCACTTCTCCTTCAATGGATTTCTCGTCATTAAAAAATGGTGAATGAGAAAAGAAATTCTTTTTACTTGTTAAATAGCATTGTTCTTCACTAGCAATGTTCGTGACATTAAAGCGGCTCATATTAATAACAAATTTACAGCAACAGCCAAAAAACAGGCAGAATCACTATgcacaaacatttattcattcatttttatagcgctcatcctacacagggtcacagaaAGCCTGGAATCTATCCCAGGGGATACGGAGGAACAATGTGGTCACACTCCAATCAGCCCcagtctttggactgagggaggaaacccaTGAAGCACACGGAGAACTCCATGCACTCAGGGTGAAGGTGGGTATGGAATCCTGAATcctaaaaaatatttcagatgtTTCATGGTGGAGATTATCTTTACATGACCCATGTATGTACTTCtttaatacatatttatctgcaatAATACTCGGTGTATAGAAACAATGaaatttttctgtttctaagAGTTCAAgttaagtatttattttgtctttattttaactCTTGAAAGGTTAATCAGGTCACAGGAGGCCAATCAGCCTGACATGGCTTTGGGCTTAAATGTTCCATAAACATGTGATGAGTCAAACTAAACTGTGGTTAAAGGGTAAAAGGAGAAACCAATAGTTAACTGTTGCATAACAACCGCAAAGTCAGAATAGATTCGAATTCTTGCATCCGCTGTCAATTAACTCTTATACGAGGAATCTAAAAAAATACTGCACAAGGTTAGATTGTCTTATCATACATCATTGTCATTTGCCAGGTTAAAGATGGGAGAAATCAAAAGAGGAGTAAGTACACTACCTACAAATAATAAAGGACACGAGTGGTATTTTCCAGATTGTGACATGTGATCACGTTGTCTCCATCAGCACTTCCTGAGTCACTGTCTTTCCTGTTTTGGATTTTCCAGAGGAActgtaaacaaacaacacatacatacatcttCATTCTTAAATTAACACCACAGAGCTTAGATTAATCAGTAATAAGAAGGAGGACCAGGATGATGATTGTGATGAAGAATCACACACAGTCAGGTACTTCCTCCAAGTCCAATAAATTCCATTTAAGGACTTCATACTGCCAGAGTatgagtgtttagtgtgtagtcaCTGCTCGAGTGATGGCTCCTTGTATGAGCTctgttctttttcctctctccgCCTTCTCAACTCCTTCAGTCCTTCTTCAAACTGCTCAACAGCCTCGACGTCACCAGCCGCCTTCGCCAGGGCCAAAGCCTCCTCGTACATCTTAACCGACTCCTCAAACTCACCTTAGAGGACACGACAAGAGACTTCTTACCAAAAAGATTTATCAGTGAGCTAAACAGGGGGTGTATAATCCGGAAAGGGATGATGTAGGTGGAGGGTTTCATTCTAACCAAGCAGAAAAGCAGTCTATCGAAAGCaaagatcaactgattaaacaaatGATGCTTCTGCCTGATTAAAATGAATACCTGAACCCACACCAGACCTTCACAGATATGACTGCACATACCAAAGCTAGTCAACCGAGactacacagaaaaacacacggGTCAATAATGACAAACACCAAACCATGTCCTAATCAGGAACATGTCATTTTACTGCTTCACTTTGTACTCACTTGAAGATTATGCTACAACTCCAtgctacataaatacatacattttacctGATTGGTTGTCCTAATTGAGTGTTCATATACACACCTAAACTGAATCACATGGATTAGCATTGTATCTGATCAAATGAAGtgcaaaatacatttaatacctAGTAAAAGGCTTTTAAAAGGTTATCCTATTAACCAATAACAAGGTCCATAGCAGAAATCTGAGTCACcgtattactattattattatatttaaatttcaacacattttttatgGATGCCTCTCAGACTTAGCAATTTTTacctggaattgtttaagtCTTAGGCCTTGGTTTGTAAAATATGGTCTTGGTCTTGACAAAgagtttataaaaaataatgtgttttttttttcacatgcacAAATTAGACAAATAATTGTTCAAATTCAAAAACTGGATGGTTTGTCTTGCCTAAGACTTGATCCTGGTCTTGGAATTATGTCCTGAAACTGATAATGGTGGAGTGACTATAgccctgattattattattattattattattattattattattattattattcaatagctgtaataagtaataagcagtaataaattcTAACTGAACAATACAACAATGTCAATACATCTGAATAATATTCATAACAAACATATCGGAGGACAGTTCATTTCTAAATGCTATGTTTCTCTAGTAATCAGTGCCATTTAATTTTACTGATGGTGTCATGAGAAATTATATAACTGAAGGAGAAACTATGTCTTACCTTTGTGCATTAAAATGCCTGCCATGTTTCCCAGCAGTACGTGTTGTTCGGGGTAGCCGGCCGCATGGCCCAGCTCTACAGCCTTCTTGACTTGAGCCAGTGCCTCATCGTGCTTCCCCTGTAGGTCCAACACTGTGGCCAAGTCACTCATCAAGACCAGCGTCTGGGACAGACACACGTTTAGAAAGCAGATTATTCACCTTAAAGCTGAGCTGATACTCTGCAGGATATGACAGCTAGCTACTGAATAAGATCGGTTTTCAACAGAATGCGTGCGAGACATTTATTACACATCCATGAACCACTCTTTAGTCAGGATACCATACCCAGATCTCTCATGTATAAATAAAGGCAGAACAACATCCACATTTCACTGACTACAATTATCTCATCTAGAAATATTCACCTCATAAGAGTGCTACTTACAATCACAGGttttatacatatgtatacCGTATATACATATAGCCTCAGTTCTGCATGTTGGCTGTTAAACAAGCACCAGGATTAAGGTGTAGACACAGTGAAGTCATTGGGGCTTTTTATCAAGCTGAATTTGTACACATTTGTACGCAATGAGATAAAGTCAAATTTGTATTTGTGAATGAAGACAGAAGGCTAGTTGTTAAGTTTCCCCCTGTATGAAAATAAGTTTATCATATGATTATAAGTTGGTTCCATTTGCTAAGGCAGCTGGTCATGGTTTGGACTCTGGTGGTAGAAGGAATACTCAGACGAttatcagtatttttttttttaactcaattTTTGTGACAGAATTTGCTCTTCTGTGTGCTGGACATGCTcctaattgttttgtttttttattttctttgtacttCAGCTTAACAGTACTTCAACTTTTGCCTCAGAGAAACTCCTTAAACCGTATAGTTGCCATTTTACACTTTTGTTGTCTGGCCTTTTATGGCGTTTTGTGGGCGTCACCAAATGCAAATCAGCTGTGCCATGCACACAAGCAGTGATTTACAGGTAATTACAACTTCTCAAAATACACATGCAAATAtgaagaaaatcaaaaattattaaacttattaaatCCAGCATACTTGTGTAATTCACTTACACAAAGAATTAAACACATATATGTTCAAAAAACTTTGATTTGCAGGGATCATGTAaatttggtttattatttttatttttaaataacttacAAGTGTTCATTCCTCCTGAAATTTAGGTTAACTAgcgtgtacagtatatatatggctcctacagtatatacagtatatggctcCTCTGAGGCTGTGCTTGGGTAGATTCGGCCATGCTCCATGAAAGATTTGGCTGCTTTTCCCACACAGCTTTAGTTAAGTTCAGGTAGGGGGTCGAGCTAATACTGTAAATGCTTTGTCAGACTTCGACTCCAAGTAAGGTCTTAATCGCATTTGCAGTGTTTGTTGGCCATTACTGTAATGAAAGCAAGCCTGTTCCTTTAACACTAGGGCAAACAACTGTGCCAGATGTTGATCAagtctttgtttctttattcctttcaaaataataaagcacaaagaTGCAGGACGTTTTTGGGTCTTCCTGTTAGTCAGCCGTTCATTGCATTTACAGCACACTTAACATCGCTGCTTGAAAATCTTAGtttgtttcatctttttttattattattaagaaaagcATCTAGATGTAATGCATTTAAAGCAATTTACACCTTCGAGCTTTAAATGAACTGAACCGATCTTATTAATAACAGAGAATAACAACATGATGCTACAGCGATAATGtttcacagaaaaaagaaaaataggcaaaagtttaaaatatagaaataaataaaaatgggtAGCCATTGCAGTTAAAGTACAAGACAAACTATATGTTAAAAATAGCTTACAATAAGTAGATCGTAAGTTTAAAAAATGACAGTGTTTTTAAGCCACTGAGATTCTTTTGGTAGTCCGGAGGATTTCCAAAAAAGCAACAACTAACATCTAGCTATTAAAGACGTACAGGCCAGAATAATTGCTTTGTGCTGTACAGTAAATCCAACCGCACCCCAAAAATTCCTATTCCAATACCACACTTTTCAAAAATTCAGACAAAATGGTCACTGACCTCGGATGTATCCTGTCTATTAAACCCTCCCAGCATCATTTTGCAAATTAGATCCACATAGCTCCAGATTCAGTAAAACTGAAAGCAATTCCCATTGAATACATCATGTCTGTCTGGGTATTCTATTACATCTGCTCATGGCCTGGTAGATAATTCACCATCTGGCCTGCTGTGCTCAGAGTTGCCATTTTATTAGGCCTTTTCCCAATTCAATTTCAAAAAGCTGAACACTtttatgcaagtgtgtgtgcgtgtgtgtgcgcaaacATGATGTAGTTGGCTGTAGATGATCCACAGTGATAACTACAGATGTTATACATAGGAGTTCAGATTACTGTAAGATAACTGTACCTGAGGATGGGCTTCTCCTTGCTCTTCCTGACAGATCTGTAGAGCGTGACGGTAGTCTCTGCACGCTCCTGTAAAGCGTCGAGAGGACGCCAGATATCGGGCCCGGGCATCCAGACTGAGGCCAAGAAGCAGACGGGTGtccttcctttcctcttctGCTAGTACCACAGAGAAATGCTGAGTTAGGGAACTTTCCAACATTCATCAAATAACCTGCTGAAAAACACCCAGCAGCCACTTTACAAAGATCCAACAATGATGGACTGTTTTTGGACTTAATTTTGCGCTGTACCACATAAGCAAGTCTAGCTGAGACTCGACACACAGCTTTAAAGTGATTGTGTGATGTATTACACATGCACAATCATAAACTGGAAGCAATTCACTAACATTATTTGCTAAGACTCAAGAAGCATATTACAGACTCTAAACACAGCGAAGCAAAACTCGAGCTAGGCACATGGAAATATACACACTCAGGAGTGAGAAGAaggtgtgaaggaggtgtgaagGAAGTGGTTCATACCAAACTGAAACAACCTATTTCGGAACATCTGTTACAGCAACATATCAACTCACCATGGTTATCCTCATCTTTACTGCTGTGGTTTCATGTCAAATAACCACATCAAACACCACGCAAACTGAAAGCTgccaaacactcaaacactagATCATCTGGATGGGAAAATCTTCATAACCGAATCTTTCTGTACCATAAGGAAGTAGGGTTGTGTGATATAGCCATCACAGGATGGTTTATatccatatatattttatattatctaTATATTCGATGTACAGATGTTTTCCTGCATCACATATAAAGCCAAAGTCACAAAAAACACTTTTGGTAGCTGATTTATGTCTCAGAGTTCTGAGCTCAAAGAACGaagctaaaataaacacaagcgTGGAGAAGTGTGACACACAGCGAAACTTCCCACAACATCCTGACACCGAATAGACATCAGCTCAgcgaaaagagaaaaagaatgagagagagagagagagagagagagagagaaaagaaattaattaatgaatagaaagaaagagaaaatgaaaagaagagcgagaaagagagaaggaaggaaggaaggaaggaaggaaggaaggaaggaaggaaggaagaagagcagagagagaaataataaatgaacaaatgaagagatagaagaaagagggaaagagaaaatgaaaatgagagagaacaaACGAGAGGGATAAAGAGAGaatagataaatgaatgaatgaatgaatgaatgaatgatagaaagagaaaataaaaatgagcatgaaaaatgaaagagagagagagagaaagagagagagagagagagagagagagagagagagagagagagagagagagacattagCAGcacagctcagtgtgtgttggtgaaaaagaaaagaaaatcactgaaaagtgaaaataaaaaaaaaataaaaaaacagattaaataatCTGTCCTCCATTCCCAAACCAAAGTTACAGACAGGGCATTTGAATGTGATTCGATTAGTTACTCTGCATGAATCTATTGTGCATCAATTTTAAAGAAGACACATTACGATGTAGAAAGTTTCACAATATGAAATGATCCATAAGATGGATACTGTATAATTAAATTGTTTATCATGACAGAAGGTTTTGTCCATATGGCCCAGCACTAGAAGGACACAGGCAATACCTGATATCGTATCTGGTGGAAGATCTTTCTGCTTCTCGAGCTTGGCCTCCAGTGACTCGGTGCAGAACTGGAAGCCATGCTCTGCCAGCTCGTTCCTGAGGAAAACACCATGGAAGTGAACTGTCATGGCACAGAAACCACCTGATGTCAATTAAAATCTGCTTTAACCTGTAAGGAATAACTAATAAATGGCTGTTGGATTTAGTTTTTCTAATAATTCTATGAACTGGATTAAATTATTCTAGTTATACCACCATTAGCACACCTTAAGACATTCTTAAGTTGttctttggaaagaaaaaaagaaaagagagacagaaaacagcTATCAATATTTGTTTGtcagtttgtttattcattctattTTCCTATtatctgtaataataaataaatcagaaaaccCTGTTAAGCATgaatatttattctttcatttaatttgatGACCGTCTCCACCCTTTATTGTCAGAGGCACTGCAAGTTAAAAGAAACAGCATTCGGATCTCAGGACCAGATTAAATTATTAGAATTAGCCAGTATGGAACTTTATATATCTAGCATGATTATAAATtaagttttgtaaataaattcatgATCCTGAAACGTAAAGAAGCTGTTCGTAAATCCTGTATCGATTAAAAGCAGTCCAGATGCAAGAGGTGACGTGCAAGTGGGTTTTGCTAGACGTCATCCTAAGACATTAATCTGTCCAAATCAGTCTCTAGGGGTTAAAGTAATCCGttgattttgtgttgttttttttttctgtagcacGAAAC includes these proteins:
- the ttc19 gene encoding tetratricopeptide repeat protein 19, mitochondrial isoform X2 — its product is MALPYSCRLFVAQGLCVKRIIRQGLRTVSISGFLPRRPFHLCRNAPSVNDAGGSEHTGYRVTLWTAVAFSLFGSTDDRTDAQKMEDEIILLLKKAKYSMMLGELDAANGFLHKAVRLAHQSHNNDAIIYTYTLMANLAFIQGELDNAEKLFKAALSFVLSGGTPQDDNAVIEMSLKLASIYATQNKNELAEHGFQFCTESLEAKLEKQKDLPPDTISEEERKDTRLLLGLSLDARARYLASSRRFTGACRDYRHALQICQEEQGEAHPQTLVLMSDLATVLDLQGKHDEALAQVKKAVELGHAAGYPEQHVLLGNMAGILMHKGEFEESVKMYEEALALAKAAGDVEAVEQFEEGLKELRRRREEKEQSSYKEPSLEQ
- the ttc19 gene encoding tetratricopeptide repeat protein 19, mitochondrial isoform X1, which produces MALPYSCRLFVAQGLCVKRIIRQGLRTVSISGFLPRRPFHLCRNAPSVNDAGGSEHTGYRVTLWTAVAFSLFGSTDDRTDAQKMEDEIILLLKKAKYSMMLGELDAANGFLHKAVRLAHQSHNNDAIIYTYTLMANLAFIQGELDNAEKLFKAALSFVLSGGTPQDDNAVIEMSLKLASIYATQNKNELAEHGFQFCTESLEAKLEKQKDLPPDTISAEEERKDTRLLLGLSLDARARYLASSRRFTGACRDYRHALQICQEEQGEAHPQTLVLMSDLATVLDLQGKHDEALAQVKKAVELGHAAGYPEQHVLLGNMAGILMHKGEFEESVKMYEEALALAKAAGDVEAVEQFEEGLKELRRRREEKEQSSYKEPSLEQ